A window of Calliopsis andreniformis isolate RMS-2024a chromosome 3, iyCalAndr_principal, whole genome shotgun sequence contains these coding sequences:
- the Oaf gene encoding BRICHOS-like domain-containing protein out at first, producing the protein MQLQHATMKKLNELLSICLLLQYLYGVCTTHLLINVRNQGGDILSETISSNVTEDVITLEFQCSDGTLVTQLIDFKNEVQIIKALVLGEEERGQNQYQVLCFVNHFFKVDFISSDAMSKLRQKNPGTVRVAEEDKGHVNYTMDLFLDVSESKDISKHIATLCGEAAGSAYTRNEDIKQWIQRPGSSELALMAAVYNTSTNSIVQGTNDSKSLFGTRCADTSNMWTPCTCSLELCIGWYPCGLKFCKSKSDGKKVATPYKCGIKTCRKCFIFTYYSKMKQNCIWDE; encoded by the exons ATGCAATTACAACATGCGACAATGAAGAAACTCAACGAATTACTCTCTATCTGCCTCTTGTTGCAATATTTGTACGGTGTTTGTACAACTCATTTGCTCATAAATGTCAGAAATCAG GGTGGAGATATTTTATCGGAAACAATTTCATCCAATGTTACGGAAGATGTAATTACCCTGGAATTTCAGTGCTCAGATGGTACTTTGGTTACACAGCTGATTGACTTCAAAAAT GAAGTACAAATTATAAAAGCTTTGGTCCTTGGTGAAGAAGAACGTGGGCAGAATCAGTATCAAGTCTTGTGCTTTGTGAATCACTTTTTCAAAGTGGATTTTATATCCTCTGATGCAATGTCGAAATTGAGGCAGAAAAATCCAGGCACTGTTCGTGTGGCAGAAGAAGACAAGGGTCATGTGAATTATACTATGGACTTGTTTTTGGATGTGTCAGAATCTAAGGATATCTCTAAACACATCGCCACACTTTGTGGTGAAGCAGCTGGATCTGCGTACACCAGAAATGAAGATATAAAACAGTGGATTCAGAGGCCTG GTTCTTCAGAACTTGCACTTATGGCAGCTGTATACAACACCAGCACAAATTCAATAGTACAAGGTACGAATGACTCTAAATCATTATTTGGAACAAGATGTGCAGACACATCTAACATGTGGACACCTTGCACATGCTCTTTAGAATTATGCATTGGGTGGTATCCATGTGGTTTAAAATTCTGTaaaagtaaaagtgatggtaaaAAGGTGGCCACTCCATATAAATGTGGCATTAAAACTTGTAGGAAATGTTTTATATTCACATATTActctaaaatgaaacaaaattgtATATGGGATGAATGA